TAGATTTAAAAAAAGCTAATAAAGAGGATTTAAACATATTGGAAGCACTTATGTTTGAATTTTCACAAGAATTAAATAAAATAGGTTTTGATTCCTCAACTTTTATAAATAGAATAGATACGATAAATGAAACAATAGATCTTTTGAGAGAAAGAATAAATGAAAATGAAAAAACAATATCAGAATTAAAAAAGAGAATAGAAGCTCTTGAAGAAAAAAACTAATATATTAGGAGGAATAGATTATGAAAAAACTGTCATTTGATTATTCTAAAGTACTTGGGTATATGAATAAAGGAGAACTTAATTCAATGAAAACTCAAGTTCTAGCAGCAGAA
This is a stretch of genomic DNA from uncultured Fusobacterium sp.. It encodes these proteins:
- a CDS encoding S-layer homology domain-containing protein; amino-acid sequence: MKYIITLFIIFSSIVMADTKFEDLNKEHWAYPQVKSLIDKGIITENRYNFDGNEPMNRYEFAFNLSRALDYVDLKKANKEDLNILEALMFEFSQELNKIGFDSSTFINRIDTINETIDLLRERINENEKTISELKKRIEALEEKN